In Hirundo rustica isolate bHirRus1 chromosome 2, bHirRus1.pri.v3, whole genome shotgun sequence, one genomic interval encodes:
- the WBP4 gene encoding WW domain-binding protein 4 translates to MADYWKSQPKKFCDYCKCWIADNRPSIDFHERGKNHKENVAKRISEIKKKSLEKAKEEENMSKEFAAMEEAAMKAYQEDMKRLGIKPDDVGSSSTQSKTQSNTVETKGKKEKKEKKEKKKKTPRDASMSPKIETKEWVQGLSPEGYTYYYNTKTGESQWEKPKGFQGNSQNSQTGAEWVEGVTEDGHTYYYNTQTGVSTWEKPDGFVSSSNEKGQRDKPAETTSESDSEDSENEAESSERNFKRKGDNGEESEEGKKSPKAKKLSPYGKWREVKSEETMDKEENTSASQETSSDESNKTNPYGKWKALKEVGEEQEEAGEKVDLELPSTESDNVAPAVLEEPEEETVIFKEKTVTSLGDLTEGVPTFKKRKFENGKSRNLRQRLSDQ, encoded by the exons ggCCGATTACTGGAAATCTCAGCCTAAAAAATTCTGCGATTACTGCAAGTGCTGGATAGCAGACAACAGACCT AGCATTGACTTTcatgaaagaggaaagaatCATAAAGAAAATGTGGCAAAGAGAATTAGTGAG attaagaagaaaagcttggaaaaggcaaaagaagaagaaaacatgtCAAAAGAATTTGCAGCAATGGAGGAGGCTGCAATGAAAGCATATCAAGAGGATATGAAAAGGCTTGGAATTAAGCCAG ATGATGTAGGTTCCAGTTCAACACAGAGTAAAACGCAGAGTAACACAGTGGAAactaaaggaaagaaagaaaagaaggaaaagaaagaaaagaaaaaaaagacacctcGGGATGCCTCAATGTCACCAAAAATTGAAACAAAGGAGTGGGTGCAAGGATTATCTCCCGAAGGCTATACATACTACTACAACACAAAAACTGGAG aatcACAGTGGGAGAAACCTAAAGGATTCCAAGGCAACTCTCAAAACTCACAAACG GGAGCAGAGTGGGTGGAAGGTGTCACTGAAGATGGTCATACCTATTACTATAACACACAAACTGGAG TATCCACATGGGAGAAACCGGATGGTTTTGTTTCATCTTCAAATGAGAAGGGTCAACGTGACAAGCCTGCAGAAACAACGTCTGAATCAGACTCAGAAGATAGTGAGAATGAAGCAGAGAGTTCAGAAAGAAACTTCAAG agGAAAGGAGATAATGGCGAAGAatcagaggaagggaaaaaatctcCTAAAGCTAAAAAGTTAAGCCCTTACGGGAAATGGCGAGAAGTTAAATCAGAAGAAACCATGGATAAAGAGGAGAATACATCAGCTTCCCAAGAAACCTCTAGTGATGAATCCAACAAGACCAACCCTtatggaaaatggaaagcaCTTAAGGAAGTAGGGGAAGAACAAGAAGAAGCAGG tGAAAAAGTGGACCTGGAGCTTCCAAGCACAGAGAGTGACAATGTAGCACCTGCAGTGCTAGAGGAGCCTGAAGAGGAAACAGTCATATTTAAAGAGAAGACAGTCACCTCCCTTGGAGACCTGACAGAAGGGGTGCCAACGTTTAAGAAGAGgaaatttgaaaatggaaaatctaGAAACTTAAGACAGAGACTGAGTGATCAGTAG